Proteins from one Deinococcus sp. AB2017081 genomic window:
- a CDS encoding S8 family serine peptidase: protein MTVSRLLRPSALALLSLTLAACGAQRAPVAAQPDTTLQALSAGSENQTPRAWFVELAGAPTSKGGARAQLAQERQAFRDQAKALGLKVKDRLEFERLWNGVSVEVADADVAKLRDVPGVKAVFPVLSVPMPDGERSAETPDMTTAIAQTGADVAQNELGLTGQGVKIAIMDTGLDLDHPAFAGRVVASYDFVGDAYDGTNTPVPGQDTVDDCGGHGTHVAGIAAAGGAVKGVAPQASLGIYRVFGCAGSTDSDIMIAAMERALADGMDVLNMSIGASFNSWPEYPSAVAASNLVDAGVVVAASIGNSGTGGVFAAGAPGVGDKVIGVANFMNTHVFLNEFTVSPDGTKMGYQNATGAPAAPTTGTLPMAKTGTPTSATDACSPLAPGSLTGQAVLIRRGGCTFYIKAQNAQNAGAAAVVIYNNAAGPFAGTVTGTPAITIPVVSVSDTQGALLNNRIAAGPTTMTWTANSGSYANPTGNLLDSSSSYGLDAKLGLKPDIGAPGGLIRSTYPLSLEPSGYAILSGTSMASPHVAGISALVIQAKRAAGTPIAAGDMRGLLQNTATPKPWSGNPGLGFLDFVHRQGAGMANVVNAVKATASVTPSKLSLGENEVAGGTKTQTLTVTNRSAGTVTYTLGHQGALGTAGNYTVTAQLPGASASFSAPTVTVPAGSSASVTVTITPTGAAKTVYGGYVVFTPDNGSETLRVPYAGFQGDYQSLNILTGLKTMAKLNAAGTGYDVLSAPSTFTMQGSDYPQFLLHLDHFARWIKLDVVDAATGQPVHSQFFNASTDEYLPRNSTATGFFAFAWDGQVSWSRGYNGVGNTHDKRKPVPNGQYIVKISALKALGDAANAAHVERWQSPVITVNAPKK from the coding sequence CTCTGCCCTGGCCCTGCTCTCGCTGACGCTGGCCGCCTGTGGTGCCCAGCGCGCTCCGGTGGCTGCCCAGCCGGACACCACCCTGCAGGCCCTGTCGGCCGGCAGCGAGAACCAGACGCCGCGCGCGTGGTTCGTGGAACTCGCCGGTGCGCCCACCAGCAAGGGCGGTGCCCGCGCCCAGCTCGCCCAGGAGCGTCAGGCCTTCCGTGACCAGGCAAAGGCCCTGGGCCTGAAGGTCAAGGATCGTCTGGAGTTCGAGCGCCTGTGGAACGGCGTGTCCGTCGAGGTCGCGGACGCCGACGTGGCCAAGCTGCGCGACGTGCCCGGCGTGAAGGCCGTCTTCCCGGTGCTGAGCGTGCCCATGCCCGACGGCGAGCGCAGCGCCGAGACGCCGGACATGACCACCGCCATCGCCCAGACCGGGGCGGACGTCGCGCAGAACGAGCTGGGCCTGACCGGCCAGGGCGTGAAGATCGCCATCATGGACACCGGCCTGGATCTCGACCACCCCGCCTTCGCGGGCCGCGTGGTCGCCAGCTACGACTTCGTGGGCGACGCCTACGACGGCACCAACACCCCGGTGCCCGGTCAGGACACCGTGGACGACTGCGGCGGGCACGGCACGCACGTGGCCGGGATCGCGGCGGCGGGCGGGGCCGTCAAGGGCGTGGCCCCCCAGGCCTCACTGGGCATCTACCGCGTGTTCGGCTGCGCCGGGAGCACCGACTCCGACATCATGATCGCCGCCATGGAACGCGCCCTGGCCGACGGCATGGACGTCCTGAACATGAGCATCGGCGCGTCCTTCAACTCGTGGCCCGAGTACCCCAGCGCCGTCGCCGCGAGCAACCTCGTGGATGCCGGTGTGGTCGTCGCGGCCTCGATCGGCAACAGCGGCACGGGCGGCGTGTTCGCGGCCGGAGCCCCCGGCGTGGGCGACAAAGTCATCGGCGTGGCGAACTTCATGAACACCCACGTGTTCCTGAACGAATTCACGGTGTCCCCCGACGGCACGAAGATGGGCTATCAGAACGCCACGGGTGCTCCTGCCGCGCCCACCACCGGCACGCTGCCGATGGCGAAGACGGGAACGCCCACCTCGGCCACCGACGCCTGCTCCCCGCTGGCCCCCGGCAGCCTGACCGGGCAGGCCGTGCTGATCCGGCGCGGCGGCTGCACCTTCTACATCAAGGCCCAGAACGCCCAGAACGCCGGCGCGGCGGCCGTGGTGATCTACAACAACGCGGCTGGCCCCTTCGCCGGCACCGTCACCGGGACGCCCGCCATCACCATCCCGGTCGTGAGCGTGTCGGACACGCAGGGCGCCCTGCTGAACAACCGCATCGCCGCCGGCCCCACGACCATGACGTGGACGGCGAACAGCGGCAGCTACGCCAACCCGACCGGCAACCTGCTCGATTCCTCCAGCTCCTACGGTCTGGATGCCAAGCTGGGCCTGAAGCCTGACATCGGTGCGCCCGGCGGCCTGATCCGCTCCACGTACCCCCTGAGCCTGGAACCGAGCGGCTACGCCATCCTGAGCGGCACGTCCATGGCCTCGCCGCATGTGGCGGGGATCTCGGCGCTGGTCATCCAGGCGAAGCGGGCGGCGGGCACACCCATCGCCGCCGGCGACATGCGCGGCCTGCTCCAGAACACCGCGACCCCCAAGCCGTGGAGCGGCAACCCCGGCCTGGGCTTCCTGGACTTCGTGCACCGCCAGGGCGCGGGCATGGCGAACGTCGTGAACGCCGTGAAGGCCACCGCCAGCGTGACCCCGTCCAAGCTGTCGCTGGGCGAGAACGAGGTCGCGGGCGGCACCAAGACCCAGACACTGACCGTGACCAACCGCAGCGCGGGCACCGTCACGTACACCCTGGGCCACCAGGGCGCCCTCGGCACCGCCGGAAACTACACCGTCACCGCACAGCTTCCCGGCGCGAGCGCCTCGTTCAGCGCCCCCACCGTGACCGTGCCGGCCGGCAGCAGCGCCAGCGTGACCGTGACCATCACGCCCACCGGAGCGGCCAAGACCGTGTACGGCGGCTACGTGGTATTCACGCCGGACAACGGCAGCGAGACCCTGCGCGTGCCCTATGCCGGCTTCCAGGGCGACTACCAGAGCCTGAACATCCTGACCGGCCTGAAGACCATGGCGAAGCTGAATGCCGCCGGCACCGGCTATGACGTGCTCAGCGCACCCAGCACCTTCACCATGCAGGGCAGCGACTACCCGCAGTTCCTGCTGCACCTCGACCACTTTGCCCGCTGGATCAAGCTCGATGTCGTGGACGCCGCGACCGGGCAGCCGGTGCACTCGCAGTTCTTCAACGCCAGCACCGACGAGTACCTGCCGCGCAACTCCACCGCGACCGGCTTCTTCGCCTTCGCGTGGGACGGTCAGGTCAGCTGGAGCCGGGGCTACAACGGCGTGGGCAACACGCACGACAAGCGCAAGCCCGTGCCCAACGGCCAGTACATCGTGAAGATCTCGGCCCTCAAGGCGCTGGGTGACGCCGCGAACGCCGCCCACGTGGAGCGCTGGCAGTCCCCCGTGATCACGGTGAACGCCCCTAAGAAGTAA
- a CDS encoding AAA family ATPase produces the protein MSEPLSSVPPQTTPIDLPSPALVVLIGAPSAGKSTFAARHFAPDEVVSGDLEALLRAAHDRLERGLLTVVDATLVRPHDRRPLLELARAHDLPAVAVVLDLPRSVLEARSAARPGPAVDPDTILHQHAELRRTLGGLPHEGFRRVWVRRSEAEVDAAQVTRVPLRVDRRDLTGPFDVIGDVHGCLPELRELLGTLGYGLDGDHVMPPAGHTAVFLGDLVDRGPDSAGVLRLVMGMVSAGTALCVPGNHEEKLARALSGRAVKPMHGLDATLAQLDAAGRDFQTQVQAFITSLPPHLVLDGGRLVVAHAGLPERFQGRTSGRVRSFALYGDVDGTRDEYGLPVRGDWATAYTGAALVVYGHTPHVAPRRVGNTVNIDTGCAFGGQLSALRYPGQQIVSVPAHAQYTVPARPLAVP, from the coding sequence GTGTCCGAGCCCCTGTCCAGTGTGCCGCCCCAGACCACCCCCATCGATCTGCCCAGCCCGGCGCTGGTCGTGCTGATCGGTGCGCCCTCGGCCGGCAAGAGCACCTTTGCGGCCCGGCACTTCGCGCCGGACGAGGTGGTGTCCGGTGACCTGGAAGCACTGCTCCGCGCCGCCCACGACCGCCTGGAACGCGGCCTGCTCACCGTCGTGGACGCCACCCTCGTGAGACCGCACGACCGCCGCCCGCTGCTGGAACTGGCCCGTGCCCACGACCTGCCGGCGGTGGCGGTGGTGCTCGACCTGCCCCGGAGCGTGCTGGAGGCCCGCAGCGCCGCCCGGCCCGGCCCGGCGGTCGACCCGGACACGATCCTGCACCAGCACGCCGAACTGCGCCGTACGCTGGGCGGCCTGCCCCATGAGGGGTTCCGGCGCGTGTGGGTGCGGCGCTCGGAGGCCGAGGTGGACGCGGCGCAGGTCACGCGGGTGCCCCTGCGCGTGGATCGGCGCGACCTGACCGGCCCCTTCGACGTGATCGGGGACGTCCACGGCTGCCTGCCGGAACTGCGCGAGCTGCTGGGCACCCTGGGCTACGGGCTGGACGGTGACCACGTCATGCCGCCCGCCGGGCACACCGCCGTGTTCCTGGGCGACCTCGTCGACCGGGGGCCGGACAGCGCCGGAGTGCTGCGGCTGGTCATGGGCATGGTCAGCGCGGGCACGGCCCTGTGCGTGCCCGGCAACCACGAGGAGAAGCTGGCGCGGGCGCTCTCGGGCCGGGCCGTCAAGCCCATGCATGGTCTGGACGCCACCCTGGCGCAGCTGGACGCGGCGGGCAGGGACTTCCAGACGCAGGTTCAGGCCTTCATCACCTCGCTGCCCCCACATCTGGTGCTGGACGGCGGGCGGCTGGTCGTCGCGCACGCGGGGCTGCCGGAGCGTTTTCAGGGGCGCACGTCCGGCCGCGTGCGGAGCTTCGCCCTGTACGGCGACGTGGACGGCACCCGCGACGAGTACGGCCTGCCGGTGCGGGGGGACTGGGCGACCGCGTATACCGGCGCGGCGCTGGTCGTGTACGGCCACACGCCGCACGTCGCGCCCCGCCGGGTGGGGAACACCGTGAACATCGACACCGGCTGCGCCTTCGGCGGGCAGCTCAGTGCGCTGCGCTATCCGGGGCAGCAGATCGTGTCGGTGCCGGCCCACGCGCAGTACACGGTGCCGGCGCGGCCACTCGCGGTGCCATAG
- a CDS encoding DNA polymerase beta superfamily protein: protein MDTLTFPPQLQAAAHDHPYPLLFATVSGAHLYGFPSPDSDWDLRGVHVLPVRDVLGLEDVPETYSLERDDGQVELDLVTHDARKFARLLLTRNGYVLEQLLSPLVVHTSAAHAELVALAPGVLTRWHAHHYLGFTANQWKLLHKEAVPRVKPLLYAFRTVLTGLHLMRSGVVEANLEVLNGDARLPFLDDLIALKRNGAEQEPLPAPLETYRAEHERLVQALEAAKDSTHLPDAVPEDVRRAVSDWVVRVRLGSG, encoded by the coding sequence ATGGACACCCTGACCTTCCCGCCACAACTCCAAGCTGCCGCTCACGACCACCCGTACCCGCTGCTGTTCGCCACGGTCAGCGGGGCGCACCTGTACGGCTTTCCCAGCCCAGACAGCGACTGGGATCTGCGCGGCGTGCATGTGCTGCCTGTGCGGGACGTACTGGGTCTGGAGGATGTGCCAGAGACGTACTCGCTGGAACGGGATGACGGGCAGGTGGAACTCGACCTCGTCACCCACGACGCCCGCAAGTTCGCCCGCCTGCTGCTGACGCGCAACGGCTACGTGCTGGAGCAGCTGCTGTCGCCGCTGGTGGTTCACACGTCGGCGGCGCACGCGGAACTGGTGGCCCTGGCCCCCGGCGTGCTGACGCGCTGGCACGCGCACCACTACCTGGGCTTCACGGCGAACCAGTGGAAGCTGCTGCACAAGGAGGCCGTACCCCGCGTCAAGCCGCTGCTGTACGCCTTCCGCACGGTGCTGACCGGCCTGCACCTGATGCGTTCGGGGGTGGTCGAGGCGAATCTGGAGGTGCTGAACGGGGATGCGCGGCTGCCGTTTTTAGATGACCTGATCGCCTTGAAGCGGAACGGAGCCGAGCAGGAACCGCTGCCCGCGCCACTGGAGACCTACCGCGCCGAGCATGAGCGGCTGGTTCAGGCGCTGGAGGCGGCGAAGGACAGCACGCACCTCCCGGACGCCGTGCCGGAGGACGTGCGCCGCGCCGTCAGCGACTGGGTGGTGCGGGTGCGGCTGGGATCGGGCTGA
- a CDS encoding 3'-5' exonuclease, with product MLNIIDIEATCWDGPPPAGQTNEIIEIGVCVLDMQSLERVERRSVLVRPERSEVSAFCTELTGLTPAEVVGGISFREACEELRRTFHTDSRPWASWGDYDRKQFQLQCAASGVPYPFSSRHTNAKKVYTEAHGLRKRPGMAQALAAAGLPLEGRHHRGVDDAWNIAALVAGLIREEQWTP from the coding sequence ATGCTGAACATCATCGATATCGAGGCCACGTGCTGGGATGGCCCGCCACCCGCCGGGCAGACGAACGAGATCATCGAGATCGGCGTGTGCGTGCTGGATATGCAGAGTCTGGAACGGGTCGAGCGGCGGAGCGTCCTCGTGCGCCCAGAGCGTTCCGAGGTCAGTGCTTTCTGCACCGAACTCACGGGCCTGACGCCGGCCGAGGTCGTGGGCGGCATCAGCTTCCGGGAGGCGTGCGAGGAACTGCGCCGGACGTTCCACACGGACTCCCGCCCGTGGGCCAGCTGGGGCGACTACGACCGCAAGCAGTTCCAGCTGCAGTGCGCGGCGTCCGGCGTGCCATATCCGTTCAGCTCCCGGCATACCAACGCCAAGAAGGTGTATACCGAGGCTCACGGGCTCAGAAAACGGCCCGGCATGGCGCAGGCGCTGGCCGCCGCCGGGTTGCCCCTGGAAGGCCGACACCACCGGGGCGTGGATGACGCCTGGAACATCGCGGCGCTGGTCGCGGGCCTGATCCGGGAGGAACAATGGACACCCTGA
- a CDS encoding RNA ligase (ATP), with product MAERQVVKEHARLFPHPNAERLELCKVGAFQLVVRRGEYRDGDVIIVAPERSLLPPHYAQLYVSADTGASYLHGPEKNRVGSVRLRGELSQGVIIPGEGLEGLPFGEDLSAALGITFWEPPIPANMAGAVAPLPVARHYQHHDVEQFGIYADEFQGGEPVVVTEKLHGSQGVYFRTGGVWYVTSKGLSRSGLSLLDSAANVYWQAAGNVGLFAAADAAVPDGELQVFAEVIPVQKGFGYGQQKPTLRVFKLSVAGQVQPRADWPEWFQTYGVPVLYEGAYDPEHIRSLRGGLETVSGSGLHIREGLVLTPAVPRPSGDGSDLSVKLVSDAYARKETGEELS from the coding sequence ATGGCTGAACGTCAGGTGGTCAAGGAACACGCCCGCCTCTTTCCCCATCCGAACGCCGAGCGGCTGGAGCTGTGCAAGGTGGGCGCCTTCCAGCTCGTGGTGCGCCGGGGCGAGTACCGCGACGGCGACGTCATCATCGTCGCGCCGGAGCGCTCGCTGTTGCCGCCGCACTACGCGCAGCTGTACGTCAGCGCCGACACGGGCGCGTCGTATCTGCACGGCCCCGAGAAGAACCGGGTCGGATCGGTGCGGCTGCGCGGCGAGCTGTCGCAGGGCGTGATCATTCCCGGCGAGGGGCTGGAGGGACTGCCCTTCGGCGAGGATCTGTCGGCCGCCCTGGGCATCACCTTCTGGGAGCCGCCGATCCCGGCGAACATGGCGGGGGCCGTGGCCCCGCTGCCGGTGGCCCGGCACTACCAGCACCACGACGTCGAGCAGTTCGGCATCTATGCCGACGAGTTTCAGGGCGGCGAGCCGGTCGTCGTGACCGAGAAGCTGCACGGCTCGCAGGGAGTGTACTTCCGTACCGGCGGCGTGTGGTACGTGACCAGCAAGGGCCTATCGCGCAGTGGTCTGTCGCTGCTGGACAGCGCCGCCAACGTGTACTGGCAGGCGGCGGGCAACGTGGGCCTGTTCGCGGCGGCCGACGCGGCTGTCCCGGACGGCGAGCTGCAGGTCTTTGCCGAGGTCATCCCGGTGCAGAAGGGCTTCGGCTACGGGCAGCAGAAACCGACCCTGCGGGTCTTCAAGCTCAGCGTGGCCGGGCAGGTGCAGCCCCGTGCCGACTGGCCCGAGTGGTTCCAGACCTACGGCGTTCCCGTGCTGTACGAGGGGGCCTACGACCCGGAGCACATCCGCAGCCTGCGCGGCGGGCTGGAGACCGTGTCGGGCTCGGGCCTGCACATCCGCGAGGGCCTAGTGCTCACGCCAGCCGTGCCGCGCCCCAGTGGCGACGGCAGCGACCTGAGCGTCAAACTCGTCTCGGACGCCTACGCCCGCAAGGAAACCGGCGAGGAGCTGAGCTGA
- a CDS encoding DNA polymerase beta superfamily protein, with translation MTPDHRLPVGTHVTLRTVHGEKLVGAAGIILRQPPGDGPSVYAVQFPDGVVLEINRVHLAVRRSELEALPEPGTDLWPYVQYRCVMGSRAFGLDTDASDTDLRGFFLPPARLHWGLADLPEQLERHSEHTEEVSWETRKFVRLALRANPNVLECLYSPLPLTVTEQAQALLDIRGAFLSRLLYQTYNGYVQGQFRRLEQGRRAHGDIRPKHVMHLLRLLLSGIHALRTGEIMVNVGEHKGMLLAVKSGQMDWAEANRWRLELHAEFDRAFERTTLPERPDFETVEAWLIAARRAAVGWSG, from the coding sequence ATGACCCCCGATCACCGCCTCCCGGTTGGCACCCACGTGACCCTCCGCACCGTACACGGAGAGAAGCTGGTGGGCGCGGCGGGCATCATCCTGAGGCAGCCGCCCGGCGATGGCCCCAGTGTCTACGCCGTGCAGTTCCCCGACGGCGTGGTGCTGGAGATCAACCGCGTGCATCTGGCCGTGCGCCGGAGCGAGCTCGAAGCCCTGCCGGAGCCGGGCACCGATCTGTGGCCTTATGTGCAGTACCGCTGCGTGATGGGCAGCCGCGCCTTCGGCCTGGACACCGACGCCAGCGATACCGACCTGCGCGGCTTTTTTCTGCCGCCCGCCCGGCTGCACTGGGGGCTGGCCGACCTGCCCGAGCAACTGGAGCGCCACTCGGAACACACCGAGGAGGTCTCCTGGGAGACCCGCAAGTTCGTGCGGCTGGCGCTCAGGGCCAACCCGAACGTGCTGGAGTGCCTGTATTCGCCGCTGCCGCTGACCGTGACCGAACAGGCGCAGGCGCTGCTGGACATCCGGGGGGCGTTCCTGAGCCGATTGCTGTACCAGACCTACAACGGCTACGTGCAGGGCCAGTTCCGGCGGCTGGAGCAGGGCCGCCGCGCCCACGGCGACATCCGCCCCAAGCACGTGATGCACCTGCTGCGGCTGCTGCTGAGCGGCATCCACGCCCTGCGAACCGGCGAGATCATGGTGAACGTGGGCGAGCACAAAGGTATGCTGCTGGCCGTCAAAAGCGGGCAGATGGACTGGGCCGAGGCGAACCGCTGGCGGCTGGAGCTGCACGCGGAATTCGATCGGGCGTTTGAGCGCACAACGCTGCCCGAGCGTCCCGATTTCGAGACGGTCGAGGCATGGCTGATCGCCGCGAGGCGGGCGGCGGTGGGCTGGTCGGGGTAG